Within Acidobacteriota bacterium, the genomic segment TCACTGGATCTTTGCGCTTTGTTCCGCCGATCATGAACTGCGCAGAATCGCCGAGGGAAAGAGAAACAACGGGAATACCCGTCTCGATCGTTTCGGGCCGCTCGTCCTTGTCCTGATGAAGCCCGAGGCGTCCATGCTCCCGATAGCAATTGATGAGACAAATGTCCGGCTCGATCGTCATTCCCGCTTCAGCCGCCGCTCTCAGCGCAAGATCCTTCAGGTCTTCGGGAAGCTCCTGAACCGGAAGCCCGTCATGATCGGACCGAACCCCTTCGTACTTGTAGGTCTTCGCGTTCCAGTGCCTCCCGAGACAGACCATCTTGATTGACATGTAAGCTCCGCCCCGAACAGCGGGAGTGTAGAAGCCAGCCGGTTGGTTCCCTATCTCGATGCATCTCTGCACCAGAGATTTCTGCTGCTCAATCGTCAGGTAAGCGCCGAGGTGAATAGTGCCGGGATAGATGTCCAAGGTGATTGCTCCTGTTCTCGATCGAATGAGAGGCCTGATCCGCCGTCATCATACTCCATCTCAGCAAGGCTCAATTCGCGTTCGCGACCACAGTGTGCAAGGTGTCCGTGGGCATCGCTCAAAAGTGGCGGTGGTATCCTGTTCTTCAATCGTCGGCGCTCTCGCAGGT encodes:
- a CDS encoding alpha-ketoglutarate-dependent dioxygenase AlkB — translated: MDIYPGTIHLGAYLTIEQQKSLVQRCIEIGNQPAGFYTPAVRGGAYMSIKMVCLGRHWNAKTYKYEGVRSDHDGLPVQELPEDLKDLALRAAAEAGMTIEPDICLINCYREHGRLGLHQDKDERPETIETGIPVVSLSLGDSAQFMIGGTKRKDPVKTIILESGDALVMGGPSRLRYHGVSGILAGTAPETLGIQGRFNLNFRQY